A single region of the Sphingobium sp. EP60837 genome encodes:
- a CDS encoding glycosyltransferase family 4 protein gives MKIIVVASLAYSLINFRGRLIAAMIENGHEVLLCAPDHDPEIEARLKAMGATYLQMPMARAGMNPFIDIVTLAWLVRCFWRERPQAVLAYTQKPIIYGGIASRLFRNIDFYAMVSGLGHVFSDGGSRLLTCVRAIVSVLYRLAIGKSKAVFVFNSDDRGEMLRHHIIKPESRVIQVPGSGVDLSHYAQAPLPDGPAVFLMIARLLRNKGLIEYVESAKIVKARFPEARFLLLGPLDENPAAISRGDIAQWHEDGIIEYLGETRDVRPYLAGASIFVLPSWYREGLPRTILEAMSVGRGVITTDMPGCREPIVQGINGFVVEPRSVRALADAMLTVCAQPELPLRLSRAARRTAEERYSVERVNAMLLSAMEIKGVSADRGGRPALNGRLAAGES, from the coding sequence ATGAAAATCATTGTCGTCGCCAGTCTTGCCTATTCGCTGATCAACTTCCGCGGGCGCCTGATCGCCGCGATGATAGAGAATGGGCATGAGGTCCTGTTGTGCGCGCCGGACCATGATCCGGAAATCGAAGCCAGGTTGAAGGCGATGGGGGCAACCTATCTGCAGATGCCGATGGCCCGTGCCGGCATGAATCCGTTCATCGATATTGTGACGCTGGCATGGCTGGTTCGCTGCTTCTGGCGCGAACGCCCGCAGGCCGTCCTGGCCTACACACAAAAGCCCATCATCTATGGCGGCATCGCAAGCCGATTATTCCGCAACATCGACTTCTACGCGATGGTGAGCGGCCTTGGCCATGTATTCAGCGACGGCGGATCGCGCCTGCTGACCTGTGTTCGAGCGATCGTTTCCGTCCTTTACCGGCTGGCGATCGGCAAGTCCAAGGCGGTATTCGTCTTTAACAGCGACGATCGCGGCGAGATGTTGCGGCACCATATCATCAAGCCGGAAAGCCGGGTCATACAGGTGCCGGGATCGGGCGTGGACCTGTCCCACTATGCGCAGGCTCCCCTGCCGGACGGGCCGGCGGTGTTCCTGATGATCGCACGGCTGCTGCGGAACAAGGGCCTGATCGAATATGTCGAGTCAGCAAAGATCGTGAAGGCCCGGTTTCCTGAAGCGCGCTTCCTCCTGCTGGGGCCGCTCGATGAAAACCCGGCCGCCATTTCCCGCGGAGATATTGCGCAATGGCACGAGGACGGGATCATCGAATATCTTGGCGAGACGCGCGACGTACGCCCCTATCTGGCGGGGGCGAGCATTTTCGTGCTGCCCAGCTGGTATCGCGAAGGGTTGCCCCGCACCATATTGGAAGCAATGTCGGTGGGTCGTGGCGTGATCACGACCGATATGCCGGGTTGCCGTGAACCGATTGTCCAGGGGATCAACGGCTTTGTGGTCGAACCGCGCAGCGTCCGGGCGCTTGCGGACGCGATGCTCACTGTCTGCGCACAGCCGGAGCTGCCCTTGCGCCTCTCCCGCGCTGCGCGAAGGACGGCGGAGGAGCGTTATTCGGTTGAGCGGGTGAATGCCATGCTGCTTTCAGCCATGGAGATAAAGGGCGTCAGCGCCGATCGAGGCGGAAGACCTGCCCTGAACGGGCGGTTGGCGGCCGGAGAATCCTGA